DNA from Rhipicephalus microplus isolate Deutch F79 chromosome 5, USDA_Rmic, whole genome shotgun sequence:
CCTACCCGGAATTGAGAGTAACACTCAAACAAAAATAGAAGGCcttgaaaaagtgctgcaagTGTATCGTTGAACACATGCATAGTGACCCCTTGCCCATACTGCCTGCCTCTTTTGAGAACTTCGCTTGCTGAATGTTAGAACACGATGTTCAGTTTCTCAATAGGAAAGACGATATATTTGATAAAACAGGATCAGTGATTTGGTCCCCTCGAGTTTCCGTTACAAACTGTGTCCCTTATTCTTTATCGAAAATAAGTTGAACACCGGCACGTTAACCTAGCGGTGAGCGAATATACGGGAACATGTTTACGGTATTTCCCACTACATCATGCTTCCTCTGTACCGACAGCTCTCTTAGTTCCCAAATTATTTGCTACGTGTCAAAAGAAGATCCAAGAGTACAATATTTAAGGTATAGAAAAATGTTGTAGGTTCGTTCGTTGTTATTCTTTGTTGTCGTCATCTTTGTTGACGTTTACAACACAAGGAATTCACCCTATCAACTAGAGACTATGCAAGGGTGACTTAAGAAGAACACAAAGAGAAAATAGTGAATGGAAAGAGAGCATCGCTGTTGCGCCAGAAAAACGATAGAAATAGAGACGTGGAAAAGAGGAGAACGAGGAAGGTCACGTGGTCTTAGAACAAGCTGTTATGTTTCATTTTTCAGGCGTCAAGATTAAAGAGAGAACGAGACACAATATTGAGACACAATCGCGGATCGTAAATAATGCCTAAGAGAAGGGCCTTGATGAAGAAAAGTAGGTTCTGACGGAAGTGAGTGACGCGACTCACTTCCGCCAGAACCTACTTTTCTTCATCAAAGCCCTTGTCTTGGGCATTATTTACGATATCCCCGATTGTGTCCCAATATCGAGAAAGCTGTCTAAAGCGATCATCTGTGCGTATCCCGTCCACCTCGTGGCGACGAAGTCAAGGCGAGTGCGATATTTAGCGAATGCGACTCCGAGATCAGTGTGCGTGCTCGAGGTGACCCAGAGAGAAGGACCAATCAATGTCCGGGGCCTCCCGACGACGCCGTTGTAGCAACACGAGCTCCGGCGCAGAAACGGCGGGCAAACACACTCCTTCAACTTTATGAAAAAAAACTTCGATTGACGACACGGGACGTCGCTTTCAAGCGGCACGCATTGACCGTGCCGAGCGCCTCTCCTCTTGACCTTTCCCGCTGCCGGTGGTGAGACGTCTGCGAGCTTTCGGGATTTTCGGTTCGCGTACCTGCACAGTGGCGCACCTTGGGAGACAGGGACGTTGTAAAAGGTACGGTTAATTCGAAGGATAACTTCCTGGCACGATGTAATGTGTGATGGCACTCGGTGTAAGTTTGGTTTGCTTCCGGACCTGTCAATCAGTTTTGATTTTCGAGAAATAATAGCATTTTGTTTGAATGACACGAAATCTTGTGGCAACATCTTTTGCTATTAAAAAACAAAatttgaagcacaaaaaaaaaaaaaggaccgaAGAGAAGAATATACAGGACGAGCGCAAGGCAAGTGCAAGTGCGATCTTCAGCGCGTGTGACTCCGAGATCAGTGTGAGTAAAAATCTTCGGTCCTCGTTTTCTGCGCTTCAAATTTTGTTCCTTAATGTCGTACAAACTCGCCCAATCTTCCACCTCTCTTTTGGTAATTAGACCCAGATCAGCCCTCCCGTCTATCCGGTAGCTCCCAAGAATGTGTGCAATCAAAGTAAGGATATATGTTCCTGTCGTTAAACGCAGTAGGATGAACCATCTAAGTACATAGAAATCTACACGGAACGAATTAGAAGGGTTATTAAAGTACTAACGATTCCGTGCAACACTATACATTCGTAAGAATACTTGTCAGGCAGGCCTTTGTTGCAGCGTGTGATATATGCCGATTTTAGGGCATTTTAACATTTTAACTATGTTTGTTAGCTTATGACTGAAAATATAATGTTTTAGATATGTGGCCCTGaactctaaataaaaaaaaaagatagcttaGGATAGCGTTCATTTGTCGCTGCACAATGTTGAGACTTTGTCAGCTTCAGCAGTGGCGTTGTCAAAAATTCGAAAATTTAGATAAATGGGCATCACAGCTGTGCATAGTACCATCGTTTGTTTAGTTTTGTTCTTGAGGGGATTAAAAATTATCCGGGCTTTCTGTGTAGATTAGAACACAATTCACTTGTTACCCGCCGTATTTGTATTTGAATATATTACGTCATACTAGACAATCGTtagttcagaacaaaaaaaaaatgttaccatAAAATATCGACTTAGCTCCAAGCCTGCTTCAAGAAAACACACCACTTGCTTTTAAGTTTTAATCTTACTAGTTTACCGAACCACATAGAAACCTAAACTCTGCTGAATTCATTTCCTGGAAACCCAAAGAATAGCCGGATATTTGCAGGAAATACAATCTTTCTGCCCTAATTGTTGCTTAACGCACGTAATTCTTTATGCAATGTTAGGAGCAAACGGAGAATACTGTAAGTTttgcaatggcaaaaaaaaaaaaaaacgtgtcaacTTTGACGGTACAGCTTGTTTGACCGCGTGTAACAGGATGGACAACTGTAGTGCGTTTGGTGTTTCTCTTTTCAATGTTGTCTTTACCAAAGATAGTGATTCGCATGAACAGCATACAATGCCTAACGGCAACAGCTTTCATATCCCTTCACAGCAATTGTCTTTAGTTTTGGAGATATTGACTATGACAGATAGGTAATACTGTTTAATGCTTACCCTGGCTCATCAACTGGCTTGCTTCAAGTTTCGTGTGTTGAATCTCGTATGTGCAACGATAATACGTAGGATACAGAGGAATAACACGTACAGGGTTGGTAAAAAGTTCCCAGGCTTCTAACCAATGTATTCCTATGGCAGCATAGCTTGGAGACTTTCGACCCTCTCCCCCCATTTTACATTCGCCTATACTAGCATAGACAAGAGATATACATATGTTTGCAAATACGTTTACCGTTCTATCTCTAGTTATTCATTACTTCTGTAGTTTTTAAAGCTACATTTTGCTCTAGAAGGTTGTCTCATGTGCGCGAAAAGCACCGCTGTGTCCTTCAAACGACGGGCGTTTCCGTTGATTTGCAGCCATGTCACAGCACCACGCTTGCATCGTTCTTTTCATATTACTTCTGGCCCGAGTACAAGGCTTCTCCTTCGGTGGACGAAAGGATGAGGACTTCGTTGAGGACCCCTTGATTgaggaagaagacgaagaagaacgCTCCAATGAGAAGACACCAGACATGCCTCCCTGGTATTCCAGCAAGGGCTACCCCTACGACTACGGGTAAGAACACATATGGCTGTGCTCATGAACTTACACCTGATTGCCCGCAGATATTTGTTTGATCCGTCGTTGGATTGAGGTTGCTTTATTGTAGAAGCCACACGTTTTActgatttattttttcttgtaaTTTTCCTTCACAGTCACTAGCCCTTACACAAGGCCCGCACCTATTTCGCTTATTCTCAGCGGCGCCAAGTTTAATTTAAGGCACCCTGTGACCTCTCACAGGGAGAAAATATGTACTGTATACACAAATAAGAGAGGCCTTGCTTATGTCGAGTCCCATGGTGTAGGGCCGGAAATTGTAACACACCGCTCCAGCCACATTTTCATGCTTGACAAACAATATTTATTGTTCTGCGTATGCAAAGCGTCTAGAATACCCACAGTGTTGGGTTTCACtcctgagaaaaaaaatgttaacaTACAGTATTCTAGGTGGTATTGAATGTGGTCCTTCACGCTATCAATGTGGTTCTTCAATCGTGCTCGACAAATGTGTGGCTCGTAAACACGCTTTAGACACGTAACAATGCGGAATAGTATACATAGTGATACGTCACACGCGTGTACTAAACAAGGTAAAAGTTCAGAGAAAGAGTTAAAGAAATGATAAATTATTTAACCGGGGCTGTCGTTGGAGCCTACCTTTTGACAAGTGGTCGTGTCTTCATCTAGGCAGCAACTATTATTGCCTTGATGATGACAATACCAGTCGTCGAAACGTTGACTACAGCGACGCACCCTGCTGAATCATTTCTTCGTCTCTTCAACGCGTATGTACAAATATATTAtgtaatatatgtatgtatcaTGCAATATATAACTTTCAAAATTACTGAGTTCAGATTGCCTTCTCAAGTGGCTGTTTTACTTTGTTTTCTGCGTGACCTGTTACTTTTGGTGTCTCCCATCTTATTTCGCCTTTTTTTCCCCAAAAACAGAATGGGAGAGGAACTCGGAAATATGTTCAGCCCTCACAACGAGGACCTGTTCAAGGACAAAGAGTACATCTTTGAAGAACCCAAAAAGACTTTCGATGAGATTTACGAAGAAGTTTTCAGGtacaatttaaaaataaaattaatCAGATTGCGACGTCATCAATCTGATAGAATGATTGGAACGGGTCGCTTAAGGTAATTTCCTCATAGTGCGCCCCTGCCGAATTTAGTACAACCGATTTTATCCCAAggggttgaaaaaaaaacacacacacaccagagTCTACTAATACAGCAAGTTAGCGAAAATAGTGTACAGTCATGATCTCCATACGAGTGCCATCGCGTATGCGATAAGGAGTTCCCCAACGTGGTAAAAGTCTCAAGGGACGAAAGAATAGTAATTCAAGGAATCATTTTTTGTTAGGCTAAACGTTAAATTGACACTAAAGTCACATCACAATTTAAGTcatagtgaaagctcaatgtataacAACGCCTAAAAGAACAATATTattaacaacagtgccctacttaccgagaaattaatgtaaatgcacgagaacacatgcaccccgagtaggacattcgcaaaatgatacTAATGGCATGACACCACCTGCAATTAATCATTAGTAATttaactagctgcactaaataaaaaaaacgttcctTGCATCAAAAGATGTAATAAAATattgcttgttcgtttctgtttgattcatgacaAAAATAATTGCCGGACGTTACTGTGGCGGATGGCGCGAgtagttcaaaagttcaatttacGCCTGGATAAACTTAACAGGTAGAGCCATCTAGAGGGACCCAGTTAAACCAAGTacgcctgccatctcggaggccatggcggaaaattgttcaatggcgttgttgctgctgtggcttttGCCACTTTccctctgctgctactagtgtcggcggccacacaataaagccgggcaacattgtgcTCGGGAACAGTGACGTTAGTGATTTTGCTGAGGAGGAAATTTGAATTGCACTAACGCGATGCGAACCGCTATGACGTGATTTTGTCTCATAATAAGCCCTTCCttgacacaaaagtaacactacggggtttccggaccgctatttcaacaatcgaCGTCGGCTTATTAGTTGCCGTCAGTGTCCCTCAAAAGATAACCAACAAGCAATAAAGTTCGTTAAAACAAAAGGGTCGTTACTTGTAGCAATTATGATGTAAACATGAAAAAATTAAAGTGCTGGGAAAACAACTTGCTACCGCCAGGGGCCAAACTTGCAACCGCGTCTGATATACTCTAACAATTGAACTGTGGCGTAGGAAACAATAGATTGCACCGTAAGCAGTACTGCACCATCAATTTTCTCGCATCAGTTTCTTTACATCTTTCACGCGTATCTGTATTGCATCTATGTGTTCCTTTGACGAAATGGCGAGATTGATAACAAAGTACAAAGCTTAATATTCTATGTACATTACCCCGCCAGGTTTCATGACTTGGACAAGGATGACGCACTCACGCCAGAGGAAGTGAGACGGGCGCTGCTCCACTCAAAGATCGACATTGTGGACGCAGCGGGAAACGGTACTCACTCTACTGAGACCGCATCTACTGTTCCTAGTCTATGCTTAGTGTGGACGTTGAGAGCAGATAATTGCACACATATTACAGTctttgcagaagaaaaaaaaaagtacagcttTCACTGAGTCGCAACAAGCTGGGTCACAGCACGGCTGCTGGGCACGATTCAGTTTATCTTATTACTAATCGGTGAATGTTGCGTGGCTCGTCACAAGGGTATGTTTGGCTTGTTCGTGTGGCTTAGTACAGAGTGAAAGTGCAAAAGACGAAGACAGAGAAAAGGCTTGACGCACAGGAGTGCTGACTTACAACAGTATTTAATACGAAAGAAGCAACCACATATAGTAATTTGCGCTTTCCCGTTGTAGAGTGGGGGGTCATTCAGCATCTACtgattcatgatgatgatgattatctaTCTAAGACACACGGCAAATCTCGACCATAACAGCTTCTCTGTGAAAGTAATTACGAACTCCTCGTGCGATCAGAAGTAATGCAAGCGAACTATGAGAGGCTGTTGTTCCCACTGATAATGCCAAAAACATACATTGTCTCTATTAAGATATTACCACACATGACAATACTTTGCTCTTGGTGCTAGCACGTGTAAGCGAAAAGCATGAGTGTGAGAAAATATTCAAGAAATGTCTGCAGATGTTGTGTTCCAACATCAGCAACGAACTTTCAAGCTTGAGCCATCAACGGACCCAGTTTTCATTTAGAAGGCTTGGCATGGTTCTCATACGGACTATTACTGAAGACTTTTTCCTGTTACAAGAGGCCCGCCCAATGCGTCAATTCTTAAAATACACGCGTAGGTTACGTGTCTgatgcaaaacaaaacaaaacaaaaatagatAACTGCTAAAgctgatgttttatttttttctgctcgcaTTTAGAACCCGCCATTCAACCTAATGCAATATAATGCTAACAAACGTAGATAAATATTCCGAATTCTTTTACCCTTCATGCTGCCATTACAGTCGGAGTCAGAAGTGGGTTTATTTATGCAATTCATTCACGATTGCGCACCTTCTGCAGCGCAAACACCTCAGAAAGTCGTACACTTGTGGCTGAGCCACTATACCTAAATCAGGCTACGACCGCTGGATGCATAACAAATTCCACAGTACACTGCTTCCATCCATACATAACACAGGCCTCAGAGCACTCATCTAAAACACATATACACTTCAAATGTCGTGCTTTATGGGTTAGccttatcgcaataaaaaaaagttccaCGTAGGCTAGGAAACTGCTGATTGCTGCTTTATATCCAATGTGTGCTTTTATTTAGCGAGATTCCATAATCtgaaacgataaaaaaaaaactttataacCTGATGCTCACACTCGAGCGACTGCGCTTGAGTGTGAGCATCAGTTATCTTGGATAGGTCTTGAGCAATAACTCAATGCACGATTTAATTCGCAAGCTTCTGGACCCACATGGTTTGTATTCAGTCGGTTTCTCGAAGGTACTCTAATCACCCATATTAATTAAAACACCGAGGTAAGTAGGTGTCAAAAAGACGGCATGTTTCtcgctctttctctctttctatcaACCACAGATCTCGTGGACGATGCTCTTGCATACGATGACAAAGACAAGGACGGAATGCTTTCGCTCGAGGAGTTCCTGCTTTCTCAGAAGACGAACATGAGCGGCCTCAAGAGTCTCGGAAACCTAGAGTTGTGACGTGTCTATAGTTACGCAAGCCATCTTTCTGTCAGCATCGGACATTCCAGGGTTTACAGACGTTGTTGATATCTTTAAGGTCTTAACAAAACCTCACATTGATCTTGGCGTTACATGTTATAATGGAAAGGAGCATGAACACTAAAGATCTCTTAACAGCCATTTGTAATGAATAGGTGGTATTCACGTGAGGTCATCCGCAAGGGGTGCTAGCGTGGCAATGGTCATACTTGCGGTCTCACGTGCGGCGAACTTCATCATTGGTCCACAACCAAAGTTCTCGGCCGCACGTTTTATGCTCATATTTTGCTAAAAAAACGTATTAGTGAGGTGCAGCGCCACCAAACATCAGGCTGCCATGCTGGATCACAGATGGACCACGGCTATGGCGGCGCAACCGCTGGTGCCATTTGGCGGGAATACCTCTTACATTTCATGCCACCACATACTGCAAGAGTGGCCCCATTACGGCGTGAAAAATCCAACACTGTACAAAGAATTGGGCCAACAGACGTTGGCACCATTTGCTAATGTTTCGAACGCCTTTCTCAAAGAGCTTAAAGGGGCCAtaaaacactttttgagcatggtcggaaaatactgccgatcggtagtaaaggctcccgacaacacgcgagccaaatgttagagcgcagcacgcggcctgtaattcacaaataattatcaaagtcagctaaatattgctttctcttctctcgaaaaaTCACGGAGGAAGTCCAAAAATCAGTTGTAGTAAGCCcatatatcagccattggctgatttgaacatggtgcgcttgGTTGTGACAGAGAtcaccgcgagaggccgtcacttgtccgcGCGTGCGATctcactgaaaaagccgcgtattcgaagaaacagaaagttctcaaggtcacaaggcacaCGTGACGTTTttcgtttgcccctcccatccattcgtgcttagcttccagcactttcgccgggacgagaaacgggggaatgtgattgcagcgtgtgacaaaaaTTTGTAACTGCGCTCGTATTGAACGGATTCCTAAAAAATTGTGCAGTGTTTAATTTGTGAGGTAATGAACTTTTCCAGTAAAttgattccatggttactcaaaaaaagtgtttcagggcccttccACTAAATGGTGAATTATTGTAACTTTGTCTGAACTCTACAATGTAGATGTCAGCGAAATCTTCGGCAGAAGAAGGCACTGAACGAGTAAGATCATGGCCTTCGATATGGCGCGCGACCCACAATCTCGGAGACCGTGTATTGATAGTTTGCAGCCATTTTATTCAATAGCTCAGTGGTGCTAGCTTGGATCCACCGAGCGAAGGACGACTGTTGAGTGGAGGGTTGTCGCAAATACGGGGATAGAATTATTAACGGGAACTGAAATTAACTATATAATGTCTGAAATATAAAACTGCTGaggaaaatatatttttttaatttttcagctTTAAGTAGCAACCTTTAAATTATTTCGCACTTGAATTATCTAAAATGCAACTTTAATgcgccttagaagtgtggcatcttgggctagttggtatgacatgatagttatagcgcgagaacagaacgacgactcAGAGACAAGACTTCGTGTCCTCCTTTTCGTTGTATTTTGATGCACCCTTTTGTGTATGTTGCGATTTCTTCATATGCCACAGCATCGAGGACCTTTCAACAAAAAAATGTACTTCAGAACGTAACATGTTGTGTGCCACCTCTTGAGTGCGTACAcatcaaataaacaaaattattgaagataCATTTTACGTCACCAAGGCGAGGAAAAACGAAGAAGTGAGAGCAATTGCACGCGATTCGCACTCTCCGCCATCAGCTCCAAAACAATTGGTTTTAGCTTAAGATACCTTAAACGAAACAGCGCTAAATTTTTTATGCTGACTGCCACATGCCACGTGAGTACTTGGCAGCCGGAATTAAAGGTGGCATGCATGTCGTGACTTGCTAGAATTTTTTCAGTATGTCTCGAATTCGCAACATCCGGTGGTAAAGGGTTAAAGAGGTGACGCCGACATTATGGTAGCTTTGAGGTCAAGATCGATTGAGCAATGACTATCCCTGCTGTACGCGCATCAGGGTTGCTTCACGGTCTCACCAAAACCTCATCGCTGTTGTTGAAGCAACTAAACGTGTGACATTCGGGGTTTCAATACTGTGCACCACGTGGTATGCCGAGTTGTTCGCGTGCACCTGAATAATTTGATCAACAACTGCCAAGCTACTTTTCTTGGAATTTGTCGGCACTTTCCAAGATATACGCTTGTCTGATTGACTTCTGGTACAGTATTCTGGAAAATCCTACTGTTCTGCTTCACTTTGTTTGTCCGCCAGGTGTGAGTCATTACActgtctacaaaaaaaaaaaaaaagcgctgtacacGTGAAGATGTCTttgaggaaataaaaaaaaattaccattCTTCTCTCAACCTTGTTGAGTATATACTATAGAGATAAAGCTGTGTCACAATACGGTAAATCTTAATTCTGTCTCACGTGAATATTTCTTTTTATGTCTACGTGCAAGCTGAAATGCACATTTGTCAGTTCACTGACACCGGGGGAATCATATCGTGAGAAACCACCTGTTGGAAACGTAGTGCTTCAAGAAGGGTCGACGCCAAGAAACTCAGATGAAAACAGCACGGGAGAATATTGGCAGCTGGAAATTTTCGCTGGAAGAATGAACAAAATGCCCATGGAAGTATCcagctggcttttttttttcttttaatcgtATGGTTCCTAGTATTGTTGATAAAAATGAATGCTTAGTCGAAGGCAAAGCCTCCGCTTTGTGTTTCATTGCTTGATTTTGTGTTCAACGCTGATTCTAGGTTactttgtgttttgtgtttctgtGGTGACTCTAAGTTACTTGAAATAGTAGCATTAAAGTGGCGTCCATCATAAAAAGCTCACACATTACGATGATCATTCACAAACGGCTGGGTTCAGGCACGCACGAGGAAGTGATCATTGCATTTCTTTTCCACAAGCAacacgtgattgattgattgattgatcgatcgatcgtaCAATTGATATGAGgaggtttaacgtcttaaaaccactatgtgattatgatagacaccgtactggagggctccggaaaattttgacctcctaggattctttagcgtgcacccaagtTTGAGAACACAgcaattttgcctccatcgaaaattcagcagccgaagccgagatttgatcccgcgatcgtGAAAACTTCAGATGTCGCTACTCCAATGAATAAAGCGTTCGCTGCGATGGTCATTGAGTCCATGCtgtagcgtagccagggggtaaCGCGCCGGGCCGATGCATCCCCCCCCCGGAACGTTTTTCGCCATGTCATACAGAGTGAATAACAACCATCTTACACCTCCCCCGCCCCCGTAAAAATACCACCTACGCCCTCAATCCGTGTCCCATTCCCCCTCCTTTTAGCGGAGGGTAACAAAGTGGATGCTAcaattctggttgacctcccagcctttctctcaatttattctctctctctcgatccATCACGACTGTACAAATTATTCAAGAGAGTTCACTCTTTCATGCTATTTAATATTACATGGGATCTTTATTATTAGGCGGGACAATAGCTTTTGTCGCACACGCGATTAGCTTCTAATTTTCGTCAGAGGCAGCGGCTTGTCAATTAACGAAGGCCCGTCAACGTGTTTTACAATGCGAAGAGTGAGCGATTTAAGAATGTATATTGGGTCACAAAGAGAACATGCCTCATGCTTGATATTTGCAGCAATATATTAAATACATGTGTAGCACAGTTTTTAATCCTTCGGTCGCACACAGGGGAACAGGACACAAAAATGCGAATAAGCCAGAAGTTCAGGAGTTCAGTTTTTCATATTCGTGGTGAGTTGCAGCCTTGTAAAACACTGCTGCTTGTTAACTGTCGAAGGTTTAACGCCAGTGACACCACGTGTTCAAGAATTTGTTAGGGCACAAGAAAGGCCGACGAaaatacacacacagacacattacATCTCGCTGCTATAAGCGCAGTGCGTCTGTAATCGCGTGCATTTTGTTGTGCCCTCTTTACGCTACCACAGGATAATAAACATGTGCATAAATCTCACTTTCTGACTTCAATAGACAACTGTAGCGTTATTGCGCGTTCACGCAATTGGGGCGGTCAAGGGTTTTGTATGGGTCGGCAAGGGATCTCTATTCTTGTCACGCGACATCTCGGGCGGCCAGCAAACTGCGCGTCACGTGAAGGGGCCGATAACAGCGCGAGCAATTTGATGTGGCTCGGCTTCCACTCTTTTCCTCCTTTTGCATGCCTGATTGCAGGGCCTAGTACGCACCTCGGCGGCGGCTTGCTTAACGGAGGAGAAGGAGGCCTTATCGGGAACCCCACTCTCCTGCTGGCCGCTTGC
Protein-coding regions in this window:
- the LOC119173900 gene encoding uncharacterized protein LOC119173900, producing MSQHHACIVLFILLLARVQGFSFGGRKDEDFVEDPLIEEEDEEERSNEKTPDMPPWYSSKGYPYDYGMGEELGNMFSPHNEDLFKDKEYIFEEPKKTFDEIYEEVFRFHDLDKDDALTPEEVRRALLHSKIDIVDAAGNDLVDDALAYDDKDKDGMLSLEEFLLSQKTNMSGLKSLGNLEL